A section of the Leptotrichia buccalis C-1013-b genome encodes:
- a CDS encoding ABC-F family ATP-binding cassette domain-containing protein, whose product MISTSNLSVQFGGRKLFDEVNIKFTEGNCYGIIGPNGAGKSTFLKVLTGELDSTSGEVIVEKNKRLSFLKQDHFAYEDEEVLNVVMMGHAKLYDIMLQKNALYAKTEFTEEDGNLAAELEGEFAELDGWEAETNAEKFLIGLGIPAEMHHKLMKELTEPEKVKVLLAQAIFGNPDILLLDEPTNGLDLHAVKWLEDFLMDLENTTVLVVSHDRHFLNKVCTHIADIDYGKIKMFVGNYDFWYESNQLMQELIRNQNKKMEQKKKELQDFIARFSANASKSKQATSRKKQLEKLQFEDMQVSNRKYPYIEFKPEREAGNNMLKVENLTKTIDGEKILDNISFTINTGDKVVILSKNDIAKTTLFQILAGELEPDSGKVEWGVTTSQSYFPKDNSEYFEDVDLSLIDWLRQFSTDQHEEYVRGFLGRMLFSGEDARKKAKVLSGGEKVRCMLSKMMLSNANVLLLDNPTDHLDLEAITSLNKSLERFDGTILFTTHDHEFIQTIANKIIEITPKGILEKEMEYDDYLNDETVEARLNEMYS is encoded by the coding sequence TTGATTTCAACAAGTAATTTATCTGTCCAGTTTGGTGGACGAAAACTTTTTGATGAAGTGAATATTAAATTTACAGAAGGGAACTGTTACGGTATTATTGGACCGAACGGAGCTGGAAAATCAACTTTTCTGAAAGTTTTAACTGGAGAGCTTGATTCTACTTCTGGGGAAGTTATTGTAGAAAAAAATAAAAGACTATCATTTCTAAAGCAGGATCACTTTGCTTATGAAGATGAAGAAGTGCTAAATGTAGTAATGATGGGACACGCAAAATTATACGATATTATGCTGCAAAAAAATGCTTTATATGCAAAAACTGAATTTACTGAAGAAGATGGAAATTTGGCGGCTGAACTTGAAGGGGAATTTGCAGAACTGGACGGCTGGGAAGCTGAAACAAATGCCGAAAAATTTCTAATTGGATTAGGAATTCCCGCTGAAATGCATCACAAACTGATGAAAGAATTAACAGAACCTGAAAAGGTAAAAGTACTGCTTGCACAGGCTATTTTTGGAAATCCTGACATTTTATTATTAGATGAGCCTACAAATGGACTTGACTTGCACGCAGTAAAATGGCTAGAAGATTTTCTAATGGACTTGGAAAACACAACTGTACTTGTAGTTTCGCATGATAGACACTTTTTAAATAAGGTTTGTACTCACATTGCTGATATTGATTACGGAAAAATCAAAATGTTTGTTGGAAACTACGATTTCTGGTACGAATCAAATCAATTAATGCAAGAATTAATTAGAAACCAAAATAAAAAAATGGAGCAAAAGAAAAAGGAACTTCAAGACTTTATTGCACGTTTTTCTGCTAATGCCTCAAAATCAAAACAAGCTACAAGCCGTAAGAAACAGCTGGAAAAATTACAATTTGAAGATATGCAGGTTTCTAATAGAAAATATCCATATATTGAGTTCAAACCTGAAAGGGAAGCTGGAAACAATATGTTAAAAGTTGAGAACTTAACAAAAACTATTGACGGAGAAAAAATTCTTGACAATATTTCCTTTACAATAAACACTGGGGACAAAGTTGTTATTTTATCCAAAAATGATATAGCCAAGACAACTCTTTTTCAAATTTTAGCTGGCGAGCTAGAACCTGATTCTGGAAAAGTTGAATGGGGAGTTACAACTTCACAAAGCTATTTTCCAAAAGACAATTCAGAATATTTTGAAGATGTTGACTTGTCATTAATTGACTGGCTAAGACAATTTTCGACTGATCAGCACGAAGAATATGTACGTGGATTCTTAGGAAGAATGCTATTCTCAGGAGAAGATGCAAGAAAAAAAGCCAAAGTTCTTTCTGGAGGGGAAAAAGTTCGTTGTATGCTTTCAAAAATGATGCTATCCAACGCAAATGTCCTATTATTAGACAACCCAACAGATCACTTGGATCTTGAAGCAATTACATCGCTTAATAAATCGTTAGAAAGATTTGACGGAACAATCTTATTCACAACACACGACCACGAATTTATTCAGACAATCGCAAATAAAATAATTGAAATTACACCAAAAGGTATTTTGGAAAAAGAAATGGAATATGATGATTATTTGAATGATGAAACAGTTGAAGCAAGACTAAATGAAATGTATAGCTAA
- a CDS encoding SH3 domain-containing protein translates to MKKILSSLIMFSTLSSISMGATYMTSAKGNGINVRTSPTTKSRVVKVVPSGDIVNSDERSGNWYKVESVDSESEYNGYIHNSLLKPVTERNVLPNGNTNVRAAGSLKSKVIGKVNSEDVIYTIGNKNKGWYHVRLSKYQANGKKFGYIHESRFQD, encoded by the coding sequence ATGAAAAAAATATTATCATCTTTGATTATGTTCTCAACATTGAGCAGCATTTCAATGGGAGCAACATACATGACATCAGCAAAGGGTAATGGAATTAATGTACGAACTTCTCCAACAACAAAATCCCGAGTTGTAAAAGTTGTGCCAAGTGGAGATATCGTGAATAGTGATGAAAGATCTGGTAACTGGTACAAAGTAGAATCTGTAGATTCTGAATCTGAATACAACGGATATATTCATAACAGCCTATTAAAACCAGTAACTGAAAGAAATGTACTACCGAATGGAAATACTAATGTAAGAGCAGCAGGTTCATTAAAATCTAAAGTAATTGGTAAAGTAAATAGTGAAGATGTAATCTACACAATAGGAAATAAGAATAAAGGATGGTACCACGTAAGACTTTCAAAATACCAAGCGAATGGAAAAAAATTTGGATACATTCATGAAAGTAGATTTCAAGACTAA
- a CDS encoding NUDIX hydrolase: MDNSFKFLKGAKMIHPTTGITLEYLDKAHAVCFVLFNETKEKVILVKQFRPGPKDYSIEACAGLIDGNEEPRVAAFRELKEETGYLETDVTDIEELPQGLYVSPGYTTEKLYFFSARLKSDDIKPIEQSLDHGEEVEVIWVDVKDVIKLSSDMKTILAVTYFSK, from the coding sequence ATGGATAACAGTTTTAAATTTTTAAAAGGGGCAAAAATGATACACCCCACAACAGGGATAACTTTGGAATATTTGGATAAGGCTCATGCAGTATGTTTTGTGCTGTTTAATGAAACGAAGGAAAAAGTAATTTTGGTAAAACAGTTTAGACCTGGACCAAAAGATTATTCGATTGAAGCTTGTGCAGGGTTAATTGATGGAAATGAGGAGCCTAGAGTGGCGGCTTTTAGAGAATTAAAGGAAGAAACTGGATACTTGGAAACAGACGTAACAGATATTGAGGAATTGCCGCAAGGACTGTATGTATCGCCAGGTTACACTACTGAAAAATTGTATTTTTTTAGTGCAAGATTGAAATCTGATGATATTAAGCCAATAGAGCAGTCGCTTGACCATGGGGAAGAAGTGGAAGTAATATGGGTTGATGTAAAAGATGTTATAAAACTTTCAAGCGATATGAAAACAATACTTGCTGTAACATATTTTTCTAAATAA
- the recR gene encoding recombination mediator RecR: MKKLDDLIDVFAKLPGIGRKSAARIAFDVLEKSEADIDRMLEIIKDSHTNIKHCEICGNLSENDICEICANEKRDKEVICVVEGVRDVIAFEKSETYNGLYHVLGGKIDPLNGVTIEDLNLMKLMRRLDGNVKEIILALNPDLEGETTSLYLTKFLKDKNVKISKIASGIPMGGNIEYTDMATLGRSLEGRVNVDDVD, encoded by the coding sequence GTGAAAAAACTTGATGATTTGATAGATGTTTTTGCAAAATTACCGGGAATTGGAAGAAAAAGTGCGGCAAGAATTGCATTTGATGTGCTTGAAAAAAGTGAAGCTGATATTGATAGAATGCTTGAAATAATAAAAGATTCACATACTAATATTAAACATTGTGAAATTTGTGGAAATTTATCGGAAAATGATATTTGTGAAATTTGTGCCAATGAGAAAAGAGACAAGGAAGTAATCTGTGTTGTTGAAGGAGTGCGAGATGTGATTGCATTTGAAAAGTCTGAAACTTATAATGGACTTTATCACGTACTTGGCGGAAAAATTGATCCATTAAATGGAGTTACTATTGAAGATTTAAACTTAATGAAATTAATGAGAAGGTTGGATGGAAATGTGAAAGAAATTATATTAGCTTTAAATCCTGATTTGGAAGGGGAAACTACAAGTCTCTATTTGACAAAATTTTTAAAAGATAAAAATGTAAAAATTTCAAAAATTGCCAGTGGAATTCCAATGGGAGGAAATATTGAATATACAGATATGGCGACGCTGGGAAGATCGCTGGAAGGTAGAGTTAATGTGGATGATGTAGACTAG
- a CDS encoding histidinol-phosphatase, with the protein MNKTNFHTHNYRCEHAVGNVEDYVKVAIREGYTELGISDHAPMPEYYENNRMKEEDFDGYLKEIEEAQEKYGDKIKIYKSLEIEYFPEFAEKYNKYREKLDYLILGLHAFRKDGDDTNYNAWKIKTEEDVLAYAKFMVEAIESKKFDYIAHPDLYVINYRTWDESCEKAAHMIAKAAEKIDVPLEVNANGIRKSFERHPDWDRYMYPYKEFWEIVKQYNVRTMIGSDTHNFNRMEDREMEIAREFAKEIGLNVIESIF; encoded by the coding sequence ATGAATAAAACAAATTTTCACACTCATAATTACCGATGTGAACATGCCGTTGGAAATGTTGAAGATTATGTAAAGGTGGCAATTAGGGAAGGCTACACCGAGCTTGGAATATCAGATCACGCTCCAATGCCTGAATATTATGAAAATAATAGAATGAAAGAAGAAGATTTTGACGGATATTTGAAGGAAATTGAAGAAGCACAAGAAAAATACGGAGATAAAATTAAGATTTATAAATCATTAGAAATTGAATATTTCCCAGAATTTGCTGAAAAATATAATAAATACAGGGAAAAACTAGATTATCTTATTTTAGGGCTGCATGCTTTTAGAAAAGATGGAGATGATACAAATTATAATGCTTGGAAAATAAAAACAGAAGAAGATGTGCTGGCTTATGCCAAATTTATGGTGGAAGCTATAGAAAGCAAAAAATTTGACTACATCGCACACCCAGATTTGTATGTAATAAATTATCGAACTTGGGATGAAAGCTGTGAAAAAGCTGCACATATGATTGCAAAAGCAGCAGAAAAAATAGATGTGCCGCTTGAAGTAAATGCAAATGGGATAAGAAAATCGTTTGAAAGACATCCTGACTGGGACAGATATATGTATCCGTACAAGGAATTTTGGGAAATTGTGAAACAGTATAATGTTAGAACGATGATTGGATCGGATACGCACAATTTTAACAGGATGGAAGATAGAGAAATGGAAATTGCTAGGGAGTTTGCGAAGGAAATTGGGTTGAATGTGATTGAGAGCATTTTTTAG
- a CDS encoding SH3 domain-containing protein — protein sequence MKKFNLKKMFLVSILSLAFSTVSMGASFITSSKDNAINIRESATTDSKVIETIKNGEILESTEKSGDWHKVTYYNSEIKKSFTGYIHNSQLKETIGKLVITSSIGYSNIREKPTTKSAIKTRLKTGQTVYAISKTDDDWYYIKFNGNQRGYIYSNQVAKK from the coding sequence ATGAAAAAATTTAATTTAAAAAAAATGTTTTTAGTTTCAATTTTGTCTTTAGCGTTTAGTACTGTTTCTATGGGAGCTTCTTTTATAACATCATCAAAAGATAATGCCATTAATATCCGAGAATCTGCTACTACAGATTCTAAAGTTATAGAAACTATTAAAAATGGAGAAATACTTGAAAGTACAGAAAAATCTGGAGATTGGCATAAAGTGACTTATTATAATAGCGAAATAAAAAAGTCATTCACAGGATATATTCACAATAGCCAATTAAAAGAAACAATTGGAAAACTTGTTATAACTTCCAGTATAGGATATAGCAACATAAGAGAAAAACCAACAACAAAATCTGCAATAAAAACTAGATTAAAAACTGGTCAGACAGTTTATGCAATAAGTAAAACAGACGATGACTGGTATTACATAAAATTTAATGGTAATCAGCGAGGTTATATTTACAGTAATCAAGTTGCTAAAAAGTAA
- a CDS encoding SH3 domain-containing protein, which produces MKKMFLFLILFFTLSTVLTADWYYIGSSSSGIINVREFPNNQSRVVTTARNNQIIRVIHKQGNWYKVNIEAGDIGYLGYIHNSMLKKVTEFSIYSKEGYTNVRSKPSSSSKVIARLENGEEVFAINKTGDWYYVTLWDSDIYGYVHQSQLQRN; this is translated from the coding sequence ATGAAAAAGATGTTTCTGTTTTTAATTTTATTTTTCACATTAAGTACTGTTTTGACGGCAGATTGGTATTACATAGGGTCATCAAGTAGTGGAATAATTAATGTTCGAGAATTTCCAAATAACCAATCTAGAGTTGTAACAACCGCACGAAATAATCAAATAATACGGGTTATTCACAAACAAGGTAATTGGTATAAAGTGAATATTGAAGCTGGTGATATTGGCTATTTAGGATATATTCATAATAGCATGTTAAAAAAAGTTACAGAATTTTCAATATATTCTAAGGAAGGATACACTAATGTAAGATCAAAGCCTAGTTCTTCTTCTAAAGTAATAGCTCGGTTAGAAAATGGAGAAGAAGTTTTTGCGATAAATAAGACAGGAGACTGGTATTATGTAACACTTTGGGATAGTGACATATACGGATATGTTCATCAAAGCCAATTACAAAGAAACTAA
- the pfkA gene encoding 6-phosphofructokinase: MKKIAILTSGGDSQGMNTAIRAVTKAAINKGMKVYGIKRGYKGMLEDQISPLTLLDVSGIADKGGTILLSARLPEFKDPEVRAKAAANLKKYGIDGLVVIGGDGSFHGAHYLYEEHGIKTIGIPGTIDNDVAGTDYTVGYDTALNIILDAISKLKDTATSHERTYLVEVMGRNCGDLALYSAIAGGASGVMIPEKESSIDDLAEVIKKRRADGKLYDIIVVAEGVGNVVQLKEELAKRVNTSIRVTILGHIQRGGAPTAFDRILATRLGVRAVELIEEEKGGLMVGIQSEEVTTHKLSYAWENYSKASSADYVIANMLSL, translated from the coding sequence ATGAAAAAAATCGCAATTTTAACTAGTGGTGGAGATTCACAAGGTATGAATACAGCGATAAGAGCTGTTACGAAAGCTGCCATAAATAAAGGAATGAAAGTTTATGGAATCAAAAGAGGATATAAGGGTATGCTTGAAGATCAGATTTCACCATTGACATTATTAGATGTAAGTGGAATTGCTGATAAAGGGGGAACAATTTTATTATCAGCAAGATTGCCGGAATTTAAAGATCCTGAAGTTAGAGCAAAAGCAGCGGCTAATTTAAAAAAATATGGAATTGATGGATTAGTTGTAATTGGTGGAGATGGATCATTCCATGGAGCACATTATTTGTATGAAGAACATGGCATCAAAACAATTGGAATACCAGGAACAATTGATAATGACGTAGCTGGAACTGATTATACAGTTGGTTATGATACTGCATTAAATATCATATTAGATGCTATTTCAAAATTAAAAGATACTGCCACTTCTCATGAAAGAACGTATTTGGTAGAAGTAATGGGAAGAAATTGCGGAGATTTGGCTCTTTATTCTGCAATAGCAGGTGGTGCAAGTGGAGTTATGATTCCTGAAAAAGAAAGCTCAATTGATGATTTAGCAGAAGTAATTAAAAAAAGACGTGCAGATGGTAAATTATATGATATAATCGTAGTTGCTGAAGGTGTAGGAAATGTTGTACAACTTAAGGAAGAATTAGCTAAAAGAGTTAACACAAGTATAAGAGTTACTATTTTAGGACATATTCAAAGAGGTGGAGCTCCTACTGCATTTGATAGAATTTTGGCAACAAGATTAGGTGTAAGAGCGGTTGAATTAATTGAAGAAGAAAAAGGTGGATTAATGGTTGGAATTCAAAGTGAAGAAGTAACAACTCATAAACTATCTTATGCTTGGGAAAATTATTCAAAAGCATCATCAGCTGACTATGTAATAGCAAATATGTTATCATTATAA
- the thrC gene encoding threonine synthase — MNYKSTRGGKVQSSTFATLHGLANGGGLYIPEKLPEVKLTYDELKDLSYQELSEKIIKLFFTEFSDEEIKNAVNNAYNNTTFTDENIVPVHKLNEKVSFGELFHGRTLAFKDLALSLFPYLLLLSKEKQKEDKKILILAATSGDTGKAALEGFKNVDGINIVVFYPKNGVSPMQEEQMRKQLGNNVEIVAINGNFDDAQSAIKVIFSSEEFKKYANDHNVMFSSANSINIGRLFPQIIYYVSTYVNLVKAGTIKPNEEFNVVVPTGNFGNILAGFIAKKLGIPIKKFISASNKNKVLADFFQTGIYNKNRDFYATNSPSMDILLSSNFERYLYYALNENSERVNELITNLLLGGELSVNEEELKNIQNEFYGEFANDDETVNAIKNVYENYHYLMDPHTAVAYSVYEKLDNNNLDKNIHTVIMSTAHPFKFPTPIAKALGLDETKEPYAILDEVSKVTGVKFPEKLTEVRNSEIRFSNVIDKAEIQDFVKKYINDLK; from the coding sequence ATGAATTACAAAAGTACAAGAGGCGGAAAAGTACAAAGCTCCACTTTTGCTACATTACATGGACTTGCAAATGGCGGCGGGCTTTATATCCCTGAAAAATTACCAGAAGTTAAATTGACTTATGATGAACTAAAAGACTTGTCTTATCAAGAACTTTCAGAAAAAATTATAAAACTATTTTTTACAGAATTTTCAGACGAAGAAATAAAAAATGCTGTGAACAATGCTTATAACAATACTACTTTTACTGATGAAAATATTGTTCCTGTACATAAATTAAATGAAAAAGTAAGTTTTGGAGAACTGTTTCATGGAAGAACATTGGCATTTAAAGATTTGGCTCTTTCATTATTCCCATATTTGCTGCTTTTAAGTAAAGAAAAACAAAAAGAAGATAAAAAAATATTGATTCTGGCTGCAACTTCTGGAGATACTGGAAAGGCTGCACTTGAAGGATTTAAAAATGTTGACGGAATTAACATTGTCGTATTTTATCCTAAAAATGGAGTTAGTCCGATGCAGGAAGAACAAATGCGAAAACAGCTTGGAAACAATGTCGAAATTGTCGCAATAAACGGAAACTTTGATGATGCTCAAAGTGCCATAAAAGTCATTTTTTCCAGCGAAGAATTTAAAAAATATGCAAACGATCACAATGTAATGTTTTCAAGTGCAAACTCTATCAATATTGGAAGATTATTTCCACAAATCATATATTATGTGTCAACTTATGTAAACTTGGTAAAAGCTGGAACAATTAAGCCTAACGAGGAATTTAATGTGGTAGTTCCAACTGGAAACTTTGGAAATATTTTAGCTGGATTTATCGCTAAAAAACTTGGGATACCAATCAAAAAATTTATTTCAGCTTCAAATAAAAATAAAGTTCTGGCTGACTTCTTCCAAACTGGAATATACAACAAAAATAGAGATTTTTACGCAACAAACTCACCTTCAATGGACATTCTTCTTTCATCAAATTTTGAAAGATATTTATATTACGCACTAAATGAAAATTCTGAAAGAGTAAATGAATTGATTACAAACTTACTTTTAGGAGGAGAGTTGTCTGTAAATGAAGAAGAATTGAAAAATATTCAAAATGAATTTTACGGAGAATTTGCGAACGATGATGAAACTGTAAATGCAATTAAAAATGTATATGAAAATTATCATTATTTAATGGATCCTCACACAGCAGTTGCTTATTCTGTTTATGAAAAATTAGATAACAACAATTTAGATAAAAACATTCACACAGTAATAATGTCAACAGCACACCCATTCAAATTCCCAACTCCAATTGCAAAAGCATTGGGACTTGATGAAACAAAAGAGCCTTATGCAATTTTAGATGAAGTATCAAAAGTTACTGGTGTAAAATTCCCAGAAAAGCTGACAGAAGTCAGAAATTCAGAAATAAGATTTTCAAATGTAATTGATAAGGCTGAAATTCAGGACTTTGTGAAAAAATATATAAACGATTTAAAATAA
- the pykF gene encoding pyruvate kinase PykF, producing MKMTKVVCTIGPKTESIEMLTKLVESGMNVMRLNFSHGDFEEHGQRIKNIREVMKKTGKEIGILLDTKGPEIRTGKLEGGKDVLLETGKKVTITTDYSFVGNAEKFAVSYPGIVDDLYEGTTVLLDDGLVGLKVESVDKAAGEVHCVITNTGELGETKGVNLPDVSVGLPALAEKDIADLKFGCEQGVDFVAASFIRKASDVAEVRKVLDDNGGKNIQIIPKIESQEGVDNFDEILELSDGIMVARGDLGVEVPAEEVPFMQKMMIRKCNKAGKPVITATQMLDSMIRNPRPTRAEAGDVANAILDGTDAVMLSGESAKGKYPVEAVKMMATISKRTDEFKKFKTVETPGGSDISVTEAISSGAVSTSHALDAKLIVCWTKTGRAPRMIRKYGPTIPIIALTDNDQTARQLALVRGVRAYVAKGLDKTDDFFAKAREIAANHEEANKGDLVVMVTGISKEGTTNTFRVERVGE from the coding sequence ATTAAAATGACTAAAGTTGTTTGTACCATCGGTCCAAAAACTGAAAGTATTGAAATGTTGACAAAATTAGTAGAAAGTGGAATGAACGTAATGAGATTGAACTTTTCTCATGGTGATTTTGAAGAACATGGACAAAGAATTAAAAATATTAGAGAAGTAATGAAAAAAACAGGTAAAGAAATAGGGATTTTATTAGATACTAAAGGGCCTGAAATTAGAACTGGAAAATTAGAAGGTGGAAAAGATGTATTATTAGAAACTGGTAAAAAAGTAACTATTACTACTGATTATTCTTTCGTTGGAAATGCTGAAAAATTTGCAGTTTCTTATCCTGGAATTGTTGATGACTTATATGAAGGAACAACAGTTTTATTAGATGATGGTTTAGTTGGATTAAAAGTTGAGAGCGTAGACAAAGCAGCTGGAGAAGTTCACTGTGTTATCACAAATACTGGAGAATTAGGAGAAACTAAAGGTGTAAACTTGCCAGATGTTTCAGTTGGATTGCCTGCATTAGCTGAAAAAGATATTGCTGACTTGAAATTTGGTTGTGAACAAGGTGTTGACTTTGTAGCAGCTTCATTCATAAGAAAAGCATCTGACGTTGCTGAAGTAAGAAAAGTATTAGATGATAATGGTGGAAAAAATATTCAAATTATTCCTAAAATTGAAAGCCAAGAAGGTGTTGACAACTTCGATGAAATCTTGGAATTAAGTGATGGAATCATGGTAGCAAGAGGAGATTTAGGAGTAGAAGTTCCTGCAGAAGAAGTTCCTTTCATGCAAAAAATGATGATTAGAAAATGTAACAAAGCTGGAAAACCAGTTATTACAGCTACACAAATGTTAGATTCAATGATTAGAAACCCAAGACCTACAAGAGCAGAAGCAGGAGACGTTGCTAATGCTATTTTAGATGGAACAGATGCAGTTATGTTATCAGGAGAATCAGCAAAAGGTAAATATCCAGTAGAAGCTGTTAAGATGATGGCTACTATTTCAAAAAGAACAGATGAATTTAAAAAATTCAAAACAGTTGAAACTCCAGGAGGATCAGATATTTCTGTTACAGAAGCAATTTCAAGCGGTGCAGTAAGTACTTCTCATGCATTGGATGCTAAATTAATTGTATGTTGGACAAAAACTGGTAGAGCACCAAGAATGATTAGAAAATATGGACCAACTATACCAATTATTGCTTTGACAGACAATGACCAAACTGCAAGACAATTGGCATTAGTAAGAGGAGTTAGAGCTTACGTAGCAAAAGGATTGGATAAAACAGATGATTTCTTCGCAAAAGCAAGAGAAATTGCAGCTAACCATGAAGAAGCGAACAAAGGTGATTTAGTAGTAATGGTAACTGGAATCTCTAAAGAAGGAACAACTAACACATTCAGAGTAGAAAGAGTTGGAGAATAA